The uncultured Desulfobulbus sp. genome window below encodes:
- a CDS encoding ABC transporter substrate-binding protein, giving the protein MLRKHLLLLLSVLILCSTPALAAKRLVNGIDANFPPFAFIDKTGAPSGFDVEAMNWIAQDMGVEVKHEPIEWDGIITSLLTKKIDIIASGMSITADRAKQVDFTIPYWIIKQVMVIKKDGPLSVNDVLTGKKILGVQNGTSEAKWLKAQAKEKGYNYTLRYYNSSPLAIEDVLNGRIDAAAMDDAPANDAASKKPVKVIGTFGMDDEEFGYAVRKGDAKLLEQVNASLKKLMASPEWDTLKAKYELGK; this is encoded by the coding sequence ATGCTCCGCAAACATCTGCTGCTTCTGCTCAGCGTTCTCATTTTATGCAGCACCCCTGCCCTGGCTGCCAAAAGACTGGTAAACGGAATCGATGCAAACTTTCCTCCCTTTGCCTTTATCGATAAGACCGGTGCTCCCAGTGGGTTTGATGTGGAAGCAATGAACTGGATCGCTCAAGATATGGGCGTTGAGGTAAAGCATGAGCCCATCGAATGGGACGGCATTATCACCAGCCTGCTCACTAAAAAAATCGATATCATCGCCTCAGGCATGTCCATTACCGCTGACCGTGCCAAGCAGGTTGACTTCACCATCCCCTACTGGATCATCAAACAGGTGATGGTCATCAAAAAAGATGGGCCCCTGAGCGTGAATGACGTTCTCACCGGCAAGAAAATTCTTGGTGTTCAGAACGGGACCTCAGAGGCCAAATGGCTCAAGGCACAGGCCAAAGAGAAAGGATACAACTACACCCTGCGCTATTACAACTCTTCGCCGCTGGCTATTGAAGACGTTCTCAACGGACGGATCGATGCGGCCGCCATGGATGATGCTCCGGCCAATGATGCCGCCTCCAAAAAGCCGGTCAAAGTTATAGGCACCTTTGGTATGGACGATGAAGAGTTTGGTTATGCCGTACGCAAAGGTGACGCCAAATTGCTTGAGCAGGTCAATGCCAGCCTGAAAAAACTGATGGCCTCACCGGAGTGGGATACACTGAAAGCAAAGTATGAATTAGGCAAATAA
- a CDS encoding FAD-binding oxidoreductase, translating to MDPYTPITAEIRALLAQELSPGAIIEDPKEIAEAAFDGSKLNYPPELLVRAHTVADVQTLLRLANQYHFPVIPRGGGSGLAGACLADQGGVVLSTRGLQALRSIDPANFTMEVEAGMISQDVRTAAAEHKLYYPPDPAGMELSTIGGNAATDAGGPACVKYGTTRDYILGLEAVLPNGELITTGVCTRKGVVGYDLTNLLVGSEGTLGIITALTLKLLPQPPATVSALCAFDSMTSAMRGVARIMAEGHLPSAIEFLDNRCLELIGEMLPFSLPPGKPSLLLIELDGPQAQIEAELDQVLLLAREEGAFETLGAGSEEQRQQIWNVRRQVSLRIRDQAPFVISEDVAVPLSAIARLVDVLPTYEQKYGLEIFAFGHAGDGNIHLNITSQHPEKKMTIMEGVRALLELVLSLKGTISGEHGIGLAKREFITMELSASSIALQKEIKKLFDPNLILNPGKIFP from the coding sequence ATGGATCCCTATACGCCCATTACCGCTGAAATCCGCGCTCTGCTTGCTCAAGAGCTCAGCCCCGGTGCCATCATTGAAGATCCCAAGGAGATTGCCGAAGCCGCCTTCGACGGCTCCAAGCTCAACTATCCCCCCGAGTTGCTGGTGCGTGCACACACGGTTGCCGATGTGCAGACGCTGCTGCGCCTGGCCAACCAGTATCATTTTCCTGTCATCCCCCGTGGCGGAGGATCTGGTCTCGCTGGGGCCTGTCTGGCCGATCAGGGAGGAGTCGTTCTCTCCACTCGCGGCTTACAAGCTCTACGCTCCATTGATCCGGCCAACTTTACCATGGAGGTCGAGGCGGGCATGATCAGTCAGGATGTCCGGACAGCGGCTGCCGAGCACAAACTCTACTACCCACCCGATCCTGCGGGGATGGAGCTGTCAACCATCGGCGGCAATGCAGCTACCGATGCCGGGGGACCGGCCTGCGTCAAATACGGGACGACCAGGGATTATATTCTTGGTCTGGAGGCGGTGCTCCCAAACGGCGAACTCATCACCACCGGCGTCTGCACCCGCAAAGGTGTTGTCGGCTATGACCTGACCAACCTGCTGGTGGGCTCGGAAGGAACCCTGGGTATTATCACGGCTCTGACGCTCAAACTGCTTCCCCAGCCACCGGCCACGGTGAGCGCGCTCTGTGCCTTTGATTCCATGACCTCAGCCATGCGCGGAGTGGCCCGCATCATGGCCGAAGGCCACCTGCCCAGCGCCATTGAATTTCTTGATAACCGCTGTCTGGAGCTTATAGGTGAGATGCTGCCTTTCTCCCTGCCTCCGGGAAAACCTTCTTTGCTGTTGATTGAGCTCGATGGTCCCCAGGCACAGATTGAGGCAGAACTCGATCAGGTCTTGCTTCTGGCCCGGGAAGAAGGTGCCTTTGAAACCTTGGGTGCGGGCTCAGAAGAGCAGCGCCAGCAGATCTGGAATGTACGCCGCCAGGTGAGCCTGCGGATTCGGGACCAGGCGCCCTTTGTTATCTCTGAAGATGTGGCCGTGCCCTTAAGTGCCATTGCCCGGCTGGTTGATGTGCTCCCCACCTATGAACAAAAGTACGGGCTTGAGATCTTCGCCTTTGGCCATGCCGGTGATGGAAACATTCATCTCAACATCACCAGCCAGCACCCGGAAAAAAAGATGACGATCATGGAAGGAGTTCGAGCCCTGCTTGAGCTCGTTCTTTCGTTGAAAGGAACCATCTCAGGTGAGCACGGTATCGGTCTGGCTAAACGCGAGTTTATCACGATGGAACTTTCCGCCTCCTCGATAGCCCTGCAAAAGGAAATCAAAAAACTCTTTGATCCCAACCTGATCCTCAATCCAGGGAAGATCTTTCCATGA
- the rsmA gene encoding 16S rRNA (adenine(1518)-N(6)/adenine(1519)-N(6))-dimethyltransferase RsmA, whose translation MAHQPTKSLLKRQGLAPQKKLGQNFLVHERTPKRIVDLCGLAPTDTVLEVGVGLGALTRPLAAACARVIGLEADSGIIRLHQQEQDLPANVELIHGDVLKVDFASLVEPGERLKIVTNLPYSISSPFLFRLIEQKELVEFAVVMLQKELAQRLAAKPGTKEYGAPTVLLAACATVVPLLSVHPAEFHPQPKVDSLVIRLNFHPQPASVTALGVFNRNLFTRIVHAAFGQRRKTLLNGLASGRLLSDKSELIRAIEVAGISPAIRAEKLSPQEFVELTHALDQAGAAIPQTT comes from the coding sequence ATGGCGCATCAACCGACAAAATCTTTACTCAAGCGCCAGGGACTGGCTCCGCAAAAAAAACTGGGCCAAAACTTCCTTGTCCATGAGCGCACCCCCAAACGTATTGTTGACCTCTGCGGCCTTGCCCCGACAGATACGGTACTCGAGGTTGGCGTGGGACTCGGAGCCCTGACCCGTCCCCTTGCTGCAGCCTGCGCCCGGGTCATTGGCCTGGAGGCCGACTCCGGGATAATTCGTCTCCACCAGCAAGAACAGGATCTGCCCGCCAATGTGGAACTGATCCATGGGGATGTCCTTAAAGTTGACTTCGCCTCTCTGGTCGAACCGGGAGAACGGCTGAAAATCGTCACCAACCTGCCCTATTCTATCTCCAGCCCCTTTCTCTTCCGTCTCATTGAGCAGAAAGAGCTGGTCGAGTTTGCGGTGGTCATGCTCCAAAAAGAACTGGCCCAACGATTGGCGGCCAAGCCCGGCACCAAGGAGTATGGCGCCCCCACAGTCCTGCTGGCCGCCTGTGCAACCGTGGTGCCTCTGCTCTCGGTGCATCCAGCGGAATTTCATCCCCAGCCCAAAGTGGACTCTTTGGTGATTCGTCTGAATTTCCACCCCCAGCCTGCCAGCGTGACGGCACTGGGTGTATTTAACCGTAATCTTTTTACCCGTATTGTCCATGCAGCCTTTGGCCAACGCCGTAAAACCCTTCTTAACGGGCTTGCAAGTGGACGACTCCTCAGCGATAAATCCGAACTGATCCGCGCCATCGAGGTGGCAGGTATCAGTCCCGCAATTCGAGCCGAGAAACTCAGCCCTCAGGAGTTTGTCGAACTGACCCATGCTTTGGATCAGGCCGGAGCAGCCATCCCACAAACCACCTGA
- a CDS encoding response regulator, producing the protein MVENAEDNITKGNGETVLVVDDEPLQREIATQILDALGYTPLALSSGEAAVEYMQSHEVDLILLDMIMGTGINGRETYARIIEQHPGQKALIVSGFSENEEVHAALRLGVHAYLQKPYAISSLSKAVVSALQAS; encoded by the coding sequence ATGGTAGAGAATGCGGAAGACAATATCACAAAGGGCAACGGAGAGACAGTACTAGTTGTGGATGACGAGCCACTTCAACGTGAGATTGCGACCCAGATTCTCGATGCTTTGGGGTATACCCCCCTCGCTCTTTCCTCAGGGGAAGCGGCTGTTGAGTACATGCAGAGCCACGAGGTTGATTTGATCCTTTTAGATATGATCATGGGAACCGGCATCAACGGTCGAGAGACCTATGCCCGTATCATAGAACAGCACCCTGGTCAGAAAGCCTTGATCGTCAGCGGTTTTTCAGAAAATGAAGAGGTCCACGCCGCCCTGCGTCTCGGCGTCCACGCCTATCTGCAAAAGCCCTATGCCATCAGCAGTTTAAGTAAGGCTGTAGTTTCCGCCCTGCAGGCAAGCTGA
- the moaA gene encoding GTP 3',8-cyclase MoaA: MKDKNSSFPPPGKSLTDLFSRSISYLRLSLTDRCNLRCIYCVTEDESSGTLTKLNHQDLLTYEELLRVVRVAVDMGITKVRLTGGEPLVRRRVLDFIRDMMRIDGLDDVRITTNGVLLAECAQELLDAGVSKVNISLDSLKPQRVQEITGVDCFAKVWQGIEKVLALGFSPVKVNMVAMRHINDDEILDFARLSQQLPLQMRFIEFMPIGASSRWNKDTYISTDEIMERVSALGELVPMQKGRADGPAKVFRLGEDAPGSLGFISPLSHHFCDRCNRLRLTSAGTLRSCLLHDEEVDLRAILRNQATDEDIQAAMIEAIRNKPRGHQLTERMQQSGGDCHGRMSRIGG, from the coding sequence ATGAAAGATAAAAATTCCAGTTTTCCACCCCCAGGAAAAAGTCTGACTGATTTATTTTCCAGATCCATTTCTTACCTGCGTTTGAGTCTGACTGATCGATGTAACCTCAGATGCATCTACTGTGTCACTGAAGACGAGTCTTCTGGTACCCTGACCAAGCTGAACCATCAAGATCTCCTCACCTATGAGGAACTGCTGCGCGTGGTGCGTGTGGCCGTTGATATGGGGATCACCAAGGTCCGCCTTACCGGCGGCGAACCCCTGGTGCGACGCAGAGTGCTGGACTTCATTCGTGACATGATGCGCATCGACGGGCTTGACGATGTCCGCATTACCACCAATGGTGTGCTCTTGGCCGAATGCGCCCAGGAGCTCCTTGATGCCGGTGTCAGCAAGGTCAATATCAGCCTGGATTCGCTCAAACCCCAACGGGTGCAGGAAATTACCGGCGTTGACTGCTTTGCCAAGGTCTGGCAGGGCATCGAGAAGGTGCTGGCCCTTGGTTTTTCACCGGTCAAGGTGAACATGGTCGCCATGCGCCATATCAACGACGACGAGATCCTGGATTTTGCCCGACTCTCTCAGCAGCTGCCCCTGCAGATGCGCTTTATCGAGTTCATGCCCATCGGGGCTTCCAGCCGCTGGAACAAAGATACCTATATCAGCACGGATGAGATCATGGAACGGGTCAGCGCCCTCGGCGAACTGGTCCCCATGCAGAAGGGACGGGCCGACGGGCCGGCCAAGGTCTTTCGCTTAGGAGAAGATGCTCCTGGTTCGCTGGGCTTTATCAGTCCGCTGAGCCATCATTTCTGTGATCGCTGTAACCGGTTGCGCCTGACCTCAGCCGGAACCCTGCGTTCCTGTCTGCTCCATGACGAGGAGGTCGACCTGCGAGCCATCCTGCGTAACCAGGCCACAGACGAGGATATTCAGGCTGCCATGATCGAGGCTATTCGCAACAAACCACGCGGCCATCAACTCACCGAGCGGATGCAGCAATCCGGCGGCGACTGCCACGGGCGGATGTCGCGCATCGGTGGCTGA
- a CDS encoding amino acid ABC transporter permease, with protein sequence MFELSPFYQDLFDALNSGLVMSVALIVPSALGGVLIGITVGALRVFAAPWVRKIGDGYAALFRGTPLVVQLFMLYYGLPNLKIYLSPYMAAVIGFMLCSGAYQSEYVRGALLSIKRGQYLGAQALGFTTFQTVFHIIVPQAIRRALHGCGNEIIYLIKYSSLAYIVTCMELTGQGKTIATEYFRFTEVFAIIGLYYLLLVTVALFLLKKVEQHLAVPGFGR encoded by the coding sequence ATGTTTGAGCTCTCCCCCTTTTATCAGGACCTGTTCGACGCTCTCAACAGTGGGCTGGTCATGAGTGTGGCTTTAATCGTCCCCTCAGCTCTGGGCGGTGTGCTCATTGGAATTACGGTGGGTGCGCTGCGGGTCTTTGCCGCCCCCTGGGTACGAAAAATTGGCGATGGCTATGCGGCCCTCTTTCGGGGAACACCGTTGGTGGTCCAGCTCTTCATGCTCTATTACGGACTGCCGAATCTGAAAATCTATCTTTCCCCCTACATGGCGGCCGTGATCGGCTTCATGCTCTGCTCCGGTGCCTACCAGTCCGAATATGTGCGGGGTGCCCTGCTCTCCATCAAACGAGGCCAGTACCTCGGTGCCCAGGCTCTTGGTTTTACCACCTTTCAGACCGTCTTTCACATCATCGTCCCCCAGGCTATCCGACGTGCCCTCCACGGCTGCGGCAACGAGATCATCTACCTCATCAAGTATTCTTCGCTGGCCTACATCGTCACCTGCATGGAGCTTACTGGCCAGGGCAAAACCATTGCCACCGAATATTTTCGTTTTACCGAGGTCTTCGCCATAATCGGCCTCTACTACCTGCTGCTGGTGACCGTTGCCCTGTTTCTTTTGAAAAAAGTCGAACAGCACCTTGCAGTGCCAGGCTTTGGCCGCTAA
- a CDS encoding pyridoxal phosphate-dependent aminotransferase — protein MKQPQLSSRVSTIAVSATKAMAAKAAPLRNVVSLGQGVPSFATPPQVIEKIAHLLSSTPACGKYTLQNGMADLREKIAANLLKEQGLSVDPQEEICITVGAMEGLLATLMSLVDPGDEVILPTPSYASYIEQVQLCGGLPVYAPLRADWSIDLETIEAAITPRTRALMLCNPGNPTGNVIPNETVTALADLAVAHNFVLILDATYDYLVYDHEAICNPFKLSPYRNHLACVSSFSKKYGLTGWRVGYVLAAPHLMEGIMKVHDATTICAPTPSQFAALAALDLTGDWLENCLKKLKLRKELCCQRLDALAEFFDYVPPQGAFYVMGRYRFSKEPSHRVAESLLTKAGVITIPGASYGPGGGGHLRLSFGGEEDEINAAFDRIASYLS, from the coding sequence ATGAAACAGCCACAGTTGAGCAGCCGTGTCTCCACCATTGCAGTTTCCGCGACCAAGGCCATGGCAGCCAAGGCCGCTCCGCTTAGAAATGTGGTCAGCCTGGGGCAGGGCGTCCCTTCTTTTGCAACGCCTCCCCAGGTTATAGAGAAGATCGCTCATCTGCTCAGCTCCACCCCGGCTTGCGGCAAGTACACCCTGCAAAACGGCATGGCGGACCTGCGGGAAAAAATTGCGGCCAACCTCTTAAAGGAACAGGGGCTCAGCGTTGATCCGCAAGAGGAGATCTGTATCACCGTCGGGGCCATGGAGGGGCTGCTCGCCACTTTGATGAGCCTGGTTGATCCGGGAGATGAGGTTATCCTCCCCACTCCAAGCTATGCCTCGTATATTGAGCAGGTACAACTCTGTGGAGGGCTGCCGGTCTATGCCCCCCTGCGTGCTGACTGGTCCATTGATCTGGAAACGATTGAGGCGGCCATCACCCCCCGGACCCGGGCACTGATGCTCTGTAATCCGGGGAACCCCACAGGCAATGTCATCCCCAACGAGACAGTCACAGCCCTGGCCGACCTGGCGGTGGCGCATAACTTCGTGCTGATCCTCGATGCCACCTACGACTATCTGGTCTATGACCATGAAGCGATCTGCAATCCTTTCAAACTCAGCCCCTACCGCAACCATCTGGCCTGCGTGAGCTCGTTTTCCAAGAAATACGGCCTCACCGGCTGGCGGGTGGGCTATGTGCTTGCCGCACCTCACCTGATGGAGGGCATCATGAAGGTCCACGATGCGACCACCATCTGCGCACCGACACCGTCACAGTTTGCGGCCCTAGCGGCTCTTGATCTTACGGGTGATTGGCTGGAGAACTGCTTGAAAAAACTGAAACTTCGAAAGGAACTCTGCTGCCAGCGGTTGGACGCACTGGCCGAGTTTTTTGACTATGTCCCCCCGCAGGGAGCCTTTTATGTGATGGGCCGCTACCGCTTCAGCAAGGAACCATCCCACAGGGTTGCCGAGAGCCTGCTCACAAAAGCGGGAGTGATTACCATCCCAGGAGCCTCCTACGGCCCTGGGGGCGGGGGACACCTGCGCCTCTCCTTTGGCGGAGAGGAGGACGAGATCAATGCGGCCTTTGACCGCATTGCATCCTACCTTTCGTAA
- a CDS encoding amino acid ABC transporter permease: MPDFVSVILDSLPYLLLGSLNTAGIVVAAMLLGLVLGVGLAVGLVYGNRPIRWLFGLYVWFFRGVPVLVLLFLFYFGLFTFLNLPINAFFAMAVVLGMTTGAYQANIFKGAMLSLPRGQFNAASALGMTNAQAIRSIILPQILRISIPAWSNEYSIILKDSALAFVIGAPEIMARTQFVASRTYQHLPLYITAGLLYFLLTWLGVKGLRQLERRVRIPGYTQHGM, from the coding sequence ATGCCTGACTTTGTTTCTGTCATCCTTGACTCCTTGCCCTACCTCCTACTGGGTTCCCTCAACACCGCCGGAATCGTTGTGGCGGCCATGCTGCTGGGACTGGTCTTAGGCGTTGGCCTTGCCGTAGGTCTTGTCTATGGAAACCGACCGATACGCTGGCTTTTTGGCCTCTATGTCTGGTTTTTTCGGGGTGTCCCGGTGCTGGTGCTGCTTTTCCTGTTTTACTTCGGCCTCTTCACCTTTCTCAATCTGCCGATCAACGCCTTCTTTGCCATGGCGGTGGTGCTTGGCATGACCACCGGCGCCTACCAAGCGAACATCTTTAAAGGGGCTATGCTCTCGCTGCCTCGTGGACAATTCAATGCGGCCAGTGCTCTGGGGATGACCAATGCTCAGGCAATCCGCTCAATCATTTTGCCCCAGATTCTTCGCATCTCCATTCCGGCCTGGTCCAACGAATACTCGATTATTTTAAAAGATTCTGCCCTGGCCTTTGTTATTGGTGCCCCTGAAATCATGGCACGCACCCAATTCGTGGCTTCACGCACCTATCAGCATCTGCCCCTCTACATTACTGCCGGTCTGCTGTATTTTCTGCTCACCTGGTTGGGCGTGAAGGGGTTGCGTCAACTGGAAAGGCGGGTTCGCATTCCCGGCTACACCCAACACGGTATGTAA
- a CDS encoding ABC-F family ATP-binding cassette domain-containing protein — MCALLSCQELSKAFGAQSLFAGVTFMVDAGDRVGLIGPNGSGKSTLLKILCGMESPDEGSVFTQKLIRLSYVAQEDCFDEEASCLDNLSRAVRADAVDAAEQYNRVHALLSRGGFTDPEQKVRELSGGWRKRLSLCRALVTRPEVLVMDEPTNHLDIEGILWLEKLLAANLPESPRAFLLVSHDRRFLENTVNRVIELAPVYPEGSFQIQGTYSDFLEKRADYLEQRQTLEERLSNKMRRETEWLRRGPKARATKARYRIEEAGRLQEELGEVRSRNRSVGQMGIAFEGTQRKTQKLLTGKGLAKSFETPLFKDLDINLSPGTRLGLLGRNGSGKSTLMQLLAAAGSDNGPKPDSGTLAAADGLRIISFDQRREQLDTDETLRRALAPEGDSVLYQGRSLHVVSWAKRFLFRPDQLDTPVNRLSGGEQARILIARLMLQPADVLLLDEPTNDLDIPSLDVLEESLSEFPGALVLVTHDRFLLETVCNQVLGFNGRGKAEYFADYEQWLAMMQEMGRKETAATKTSNVSKEKANAKPKSGKLSYMDQREYDQIEENILGLEERLEEVQQLMADPEVMANAEDLEQHWQEQQELQSEIDRLYDRWDELEQLKQEG, encoded by the coding sequence ATGTGTGCTCTTTTAAGCTGCCAGGAGCTTTCCAAGGCTTTTGGCGCCCAAAGTCTCTTCGCCGGCGTCACCTTCATGGTCGACGCCGGCGATCGTGTCGGCCTGATTGGACCTAACGGTTCAGGCAAATCCACCCTGCTGAAAATCCTCTGTGGCATGGAGTCTCCTGATGAGGGCTCGGTCTTTACCCAGAAACTGATTCGCCTGAGCTATGTTGCCCAGGAGGACTGCTTTGATGAAGAGGCCAGTTGCCTGGATAACCTCTCCCGGGCGGTCCGTGCAGACGCGGTCGATGCGGCCGAACAGTACAACCGGGTGCACGCCCTGCTGAGCCGGGGCGGGTTTACTGATCCGGAGCAGAAGGTACGCGAGCTTTCCGGTGGCTGGCGCAAACGACTCTCTCTCTGTCGGGCCCTGGTCACCCGGCCGGAAGTGCTGGTGATGGACGAGCCCACCAACCATCTGGATATTGAGGGGATACTCTGGCTGGAAAAACTGCTGGCAGCCAACCTTCCTGAAAGTCCCAGAGCCTTTCTCCTGGTCAGTCATGACCGCCGTTTTCTTGAAAACACCGTCAACCGTGTGATCGAACTGGCCCCGGTTTATCCGGAGGGATCGTTTCAGATCCAGGGCACTTACAGCGATTTTCTAGAAAAGCGAGCAGACTATCTGGAACAACGGCAGACCCTGGAAGAACGACTCTCCAACAAGATGCGACGAGAAACCGAATGGTTGCGCCGTGGCCCCAAAGCCCGAGCCACCAAAGCACGTTACCGCATCGAGGAGGCGGGACGACTTCAGGAGGAACTCGGAGAGGTGCGCAGCCGCAACCGCAGTGTGGGACAGATGGGCATCGCCTTTGAAGGAACCCAACGCAAAACCCAAAAGCTACTCACCGGTAAGGGGTTGGCGAAATCTTTTGAGACCCCACTCTTTAAAGACCTGGACATCAACCTCTCCCCCGGAACCCGCCTGGGACTCCTCGGCAGAAACGGCAGCGGCAAGTCCACCCTGATGCAGCTGTTGGCCGCAGCTGGCTCGGACAATGGGCCCAAACCTGATTCAGGTACTCTCGCTGCGGCTGATGGTCTGCGCATCATCAGCTTTGATCAGCGCCGGGAGCAGCTGGATACAGACGAAACTCTACGCCGGGCGCTCGCCCCAGAGGGGGATAGTGTTCTCTACCAGGGAAGAAGCCTGCATGTGGTTTCCTGGGCTAAACGCTTTCTTTTTCGTCCGGATCAGCTCGATACTCCGGTCAACCGACTCTCCGGCGGTGAACAGGCTCGTATTCTCATCGCCCGCCTCATGCTCCAGCCCGCTGATGTGCTGCTCTTGGATGAGCCCACCAACGATCTGGATATTCCCTCACTCGATGTGCTTGAAGAGAGCCTCAGCGAATTCCCCGGAGCCCTGGTGCTGGTGACCCATGATCGCTTCCTCCTGGAGACCGTCTGTAATCAGGTTCTTGGTTTTAACGGTCGGGGCAAGGCTGAATACTTTGCCGATTACGAGCAGTGGCTTGCCATGATGCAGGAGATGGGGCGCAAGGAGACGGCCGCAACCAAAACCTCCAACGTCTCCAAAGAAAAAGCGAACGCCAAACCCAAATCCGGCAAGCTCTCCTATATGGATCAGCGGGAATACGATCAGATCGAGGAAAATATTCTTGGTCTGGAAGAACGGCTGGAAGAGGTTCAACAGCTGATGGCCGATCCAGAAGTAATGGCCAATGCCGAAGATTTAGAGCAACACTGGCAGGAGCAGCAGGAACTGCAAAGCGAAATTGACCGCCTCTACGATCGCTGGGACGAGTTGGAGCAACTGAAACAAGAGGGCTGA
- the tsaD gene encoding tRNA (adenosine(37)-N6)-threonylcarbamoyltransferase complex transferase subunit TsaD — protein MLILAIESSCDDTAAAVVEPEFRVHSSIISSQNEIHARFGGIVPELASRRHIEMVRPVVDQALAQAGVSLHDIDLIAATQGPGLVGSLLVGFTFAKSLALVRDLPCVGVDHMAAHLLSCLLEERRPDFPYTALIVSGGNTSLFSVTSPLDFQRLGRTRDDAAGEAFDKVAKMLDLGYPGGPIISKLALQGDPKAIRFPRARLGEDSLDFSFSGLKTSVATYIAKQQKLGQELAIHDICASFQEAVVEVLVDKTLAATQTTGHKSIVIGGGVAANPRLRELLQSRCDEQGISLFMPSTCYCTDNAAMIGAAGYHQFLAGRLVNADSDAYSRSPLN, from the coding sequence ATGTTAATTCTTGCCATTGAAAGCTCCTGCGACGATACGGCGGCGGCCGTAGTGGAACCCGAATTCCGGGTCCACTCTTCGATCATCAGCAGCCAAAACGAAATTCACGCCCGCTTTGGGGGCATTGTTCCCGAGCTGGCCTCACGCCGCCATATTGAAATGGTTCGTCCTGTCGTCGACCAGGCTCTTGCCCAGGCAGGCGTCAGCTTACATGATATCGACCTCATCGCCGCCACCCAGGGCCCAGGACTGGTGGGCTCGCTTCTGGTGGGATTTACCTTTGCCAAATCGCTGGCCCTGGTACGAGATCTTCCCTGTGTGGGGGTGGACCATATGGCCGCCCACCTGCTCTCCTGCCTGCTGGAAGAACGCCGCCCGGATTTTCCCTACACCGCTTTGATTGTCTCCGGCGGCAACACCTCCCTGTTCAGCGTGACCTCGCCCCTTGATTTTCAGCGCCTGGGCCGGACCCGGGACGATGCCGCAGGGGAGGCCTTTGATAAGGTCGCCAAAATGCTTGATCTCGGATACCCGGGGGGCCCGATAATCTCCAAGCTCGCTCTTCAGGGAGATCCCAAAGCGATCCGCTTTCCCCGGGCCCGTCTGGGGGAAGACAGCCTCGATTTCAGCTTCAGTGGCCTGAAAACTTCCGTGGCGACCTACATCGCCAAACAACAGAAGCTGGGCCAGGAGCTCGCCATTCACGATATCTGCGCCTCATTTCAGGAGGCCGTAGTTGAAGTGCTGGTCGATAAAACCCTTGCAGCAACGCAGACAACAGGCCATAAATCTATTGTTATTGGAGGCGGGGTCGCCGCCAATCCCAGATTACGCGAACTGCTTCAGAGTCGCTGTGACGAGCAAGGGATTTCGTTGTTCATGCCCTCGACCTGTTACTGTACAGATAACGCCGCCATGATTGGTGCGGCCGGTTATCATCAATTTCTCGCTGGTCGACTGGTTAACGCCGACAGCGATGCCTATTCCCGCTCACCCCTGAATTAA
- a CDS encoding amino acid ABC transporter ATP-binding protein: MSTTNTPILRVENISKCFGDACILKGVSLTLYKGEIKVLIGPSGGGKSTLLQCINALVTPDKGEIFLEGNPVDLSRKTDLYRLRQEVGMIFQDFNLFDHLSAMDNITIALRKVKQISKKAARERAQLELEQVGLGDKGHLYPAQLSGGQKQRVAIARALAMDPQALLLDEPTSALDPELIGEVITVIRNLAAKGMTMIMATHQISLISTIADDILFMEQGTIVEQGSPEHLLSPGSGSKSQGFCDRLNDLADGGC, translated from the coding sequence ATGAGTACAACAAACACACCCATTCTTCGGGTCGAGAATATCAGTAAATGTTTTGGTGATGCCTGCATCCTCAAAGGAGTCAGCCTGACCCTCTACAAGGGAGAGATCAAGGTGCTCATCGGTCCATCCGGTGGCGGCAAATCCACCCTGCTGCAATGCATCAATGCCTTGGTTACCCCGGATAAGGGAGAGATCTTTTTGGAAGGCAATCCCGTTGACCTCAGCCGCAAGACCGACCTCTACCGACTGCGCCAGGAGGTGGGTATGATCTTTCAGGATTTCAACCTCTTTGATCACCTCTCGGCAATGGACAATATCACCATTGCCCTGCGCAAGGTAAAACAGATCTCCAAGAAAGCGGCCCGCGAGCGGGCTCAGCTTGAGTTGGAACAGGTAGGGCTGGGCGACAAGGGGCATCTCTATCCGGCGCAGCTCTCCGGTGGCCAGAAACAGCGAGTCGCCATTGCCCGGGCCCTGGCCATGGATCCGCAGGCGCTTCTGCTCGATGAGCCCACCTCCGCGCTTGATCCGGAGTTGATCGGCGAGGTGATTACCGTTATTCGCAACCTGGCAGCTAAAGGTATGACCATGATTATGGCCACCCACCAGATCAGCCTGATCTCTACCATTGCCGATGATATCCTCTTTATGGAACAGGGGACCATCGTTGAACAGGGCTCTCCGGAACACCTCCTCTCCCCCGGGTCAGGTTCGAAGAGCCAAGGATTCTGTGATCGTCTCAACGATCTGGCTGACGGTGGCTGCTGA